One genomic region from Gadus morhua chromosome 9, gadMor3.0, whole genome shotgun sequence encodes:
- the LOC115551036 gene encoding leucine-rich repeat-containing protein 17, with translation MHLTSSILWAVVVLLLLSMAEMRRAGRGKGLKGVRNGLARDRWRGNRRHGRSDAARLLPPNCTESLQSRDVFLDCQERGLISIPSSRSWSKEPKHLLLARNRIRILRDGAFAGFEGLKSLDLQQNQISVVEEEAFRGLWRLKTLLLQHNKLAMVSEEALIPMPNLQYLRLYDNPWNCGCTLESLVQTLQVPSNRHLANHARCTEPLRLKGKKLKQVDTEFLCQDSDQGPQDDQTDPSEPGKPSGIQGKPDATVSCHAYLYPEPRLDCSRRDLTEVPSGIPDYIVHMDLSHNSIRQLRARDFHEARSLRTLNLKDNDLEHMEKGSLSGLLHLHEMDLSDNNLHFVQHGVLEDLYFLSLLKLGGNPWVCNYSIHYMVYWLRLHPGVRMSGLQCRSPVQHMGERVEKYVDSYYRGCPKEAQRSQVEHEELGDTDPELWESLLEVQGTLEENPEPSHLRGPQKYQIIRLS, from the exons GACAG GTGGCGAGGCAACAGGCGCCATGGCAGATCCGACGCTGCCAGGTTACTTCCCCCGAACTGCACAGAGTCCCTGCAATCCAGGGACGTCTTTCTGGACTGCCAGGAGCGCGGCCTGATCTCCATCCCTAGCTCCAGAAGCTGGTCCAAGGAGCCCAAGCATCTTCTCCTGGCCCGCAACCGGATACGTATCCTACGCGACGGGGCCTTCGCCGGCTTTGAGGGTCTCAAGAGTCTGGACCTGCAGCAGAACCAGATCTccgtggtggaggaagaggccTTCCGGGGCCTGTGGCGCCTCAAGACGCTGCTCCTGCAGCACAACAAGCTGGCCATGGTGAGCGAGGAGGCCCTGATCCCCATGCCCAACCTGCAGTACCTGCGTCTCTACGACAACCCCTGGAACTGTGGCTGCACGCTAGAAAGCCTCGTACAGACCCTGCAGGTCCCAAGCAACCGTCACCTAGCCAACCACGCCAG GTGTACAGAGCCGCTCAGGTTGAAAGGCAAGAAGCTGAAGCAGGTTGATACTGAGTTTCTGTGCCAGGACTCGGACCAGGGCCCCCAGGACGATCAGACGGACCCCTCTGAGCCTGGAAAACCCAGCGGGATCCAAGGCAAGCCGGACGCCACCGTCTCCTGCCACGCCTACCTCTACCCAGAGCCACGGCTGGACTGCAGTCGGAGAG ATTTGACCGAGGTTCCAAGTGGTATTCCGGATTATATCGTTCATATGGACCTGTCTCATAATTCCATTCGTCAGCTACGAGCCAGAGATTTCCATGAAGCCCGGAGCTTGAGAACATTAAACCTCAAGGACAATGACCTGGAGCACATGGAAAAGG GCTCTCTGTCAGGCCTGCTCCACCTTCATGAGATGGATCTGTCCGACAACAACTTGCACTTTGTTCAGCATGGCGTCCTGGAAGACCTTTACTTCCTGTCCCTGCTGAAGCTGGGAGGAAACCCCTGGGTGTGCAACTACAG CATCCACTACATGGTGTACTGGCTGCGTCTGCACCCTGGGGTGAGGATGTCTGGCCTGCAATGCCGTTCTCCTGTGCAGCACATGGGGGAGCGGGTGGAGAAGTACGTGGACTCCTATTACCGCGGGTGCCCAAAGGAGGCGCAGCGCAGCCAGGTGGAGCACGAGGAGCTGGGGGACACGGACCCTGAGCTGTGGGAGAGCCTCCTTGAGGTGCAGGGGACTCTGGAGGAGAACCCGGAGCCCAGCCACCTCAGAGGGCCCCAGAAGTACCAGATCATCAGACTGTCCTGA